A genomic stretch from Desulfotignum balticum DSM 7044 includes:
- a CDS encoding AAA family ATPase gives MKQTQTIRAQDPKKIEKELGEFLNKKFGGNVRIISPTAQPQKSSVNGSVPNKGKKELVDFTIKPAELIAYLDQYVVRQAQAKSVLATKICTHFNRIRHQETREDKGSKITGNIKSNILMLGPTGIGKTYLIKLIARKIGVPFVKADATKFSETGYVGGDVEDLIRDLVKEAEDDIELAECGIVYLDEIDKIAASPDVIGAQVSRSGVQRALLKPMEETEVDLKVPHDPVSMMQELERFQRTGKRVVRRVNTANILFILSGAFTGLTDLVRQRLTRQTIGFNSRLSSTDDDTSLLKQTRAEDLVKFGFESEFIGRVPVRCILETLSETDLYTILKMPNNPVILNKRLDFAAYGIDIVFDDDALTVLAHRAFKENTGARGLVSVVEDALLPFEEKLPSCRISRLVVTKQVINDPLGTLKDLLSDTPAYDWESLHKKASETQIQYITRYIQENADTLVATHGLNLSAARCEMAARYFHAHVLEIDDAVSRITTHYDTIKEIERESSRNMGLDIIFEEDAIDFLMLQILDHGASADDILSKLHNAFYDGLNLIKEKTGKHRFFITKTDLQDSEAYLNQLIRKEIK, from the coding sequence ATGAAACAAACACAGACCATACGGGCACAAGATCCCAAAAAGATAGAAAAAGAACTGGGAGAATTTTTAAATAAAAAATTCGGCGGCAATGTCCGGATCATTTCTCCCACAGCTCAGCCCCAGAAATCATCGGTAAACGGTAGCGTACCGAACAAAGGGAAAAAAGAGCTGGTGGACTTCACCATCAAACCGGCAGAACTGATTGCCTATCTGGATCAGTATGTGGTCCGGCAGGCTCAGGCTAAATCGGTTCTGGCCACGAAAATATGCACCCATTTCAATCGAATCCGGCATCAGGAAACCCGCGAAGACAAAGGATCTAAAATCACGGGCAATATCAAATCCAATATTCTGATGCTGGGGCCCACCGGTATCGGAAAAACCTATCTCATCAAACTCATTGCCAGAAAAATCGGCGTTCCTTTTGTCAAGGCGGATGCCACCAAGTTTTCGGAAACCGGATACGTGGGCGGGGATGTGGAGGATCTGATCCGGGATCTGGTCAAGGAGGCGGAGGATGATATTGAACTGGCGGAATGCGGCATCGTGTATCTGGATGAGATCGATAAAATTGCGGCCAGTCCCGATGTCATTGGCGCCCAGGTTTCCAGATCCGGGGTCCAGCGGGCGTTGCTTAAACCCATGGAAGAAACAGAAGTGGACCTGAAAGTCCCCCATGATCCGGTATCCATGATGCAGGAACTTGAACGGTTTCAACGGACCGGAAAACGCGTGGTCCGGCGGGTGAACACAGCCAATATCCTGTTTATCCTGAGCGGCGCGTTCACCGGGCTCACCGACCTGGTCCGGCAGCGGTTGACCCGCCAGACCATCGGGTTCAATTCCCGGCTCAGCAGTACGGATGATGATACTTCCCTGCTGAAACAGACCCGGGCCGAAGATCTGGTCAAGTTTGGTTTTGAATCCGAATTTATCGGACGAGTTCCTGTGCGGTGCATTCTGGAGACGTTAAGTGAAACGGATCTGTACACCATTCTTAAAATGCCCAACAACCCGGTGATATTGAACAAACGTCTGGATTTTGCCGCATATGGCATTGACATTGTTTTTGACGATGATGCATTGACAGTTTTAGCGCACCGGGCGTTCAAGGAAAATACCGGTGCCAGAGGCCTGGTATCGGTGGTGGAAGATGCATTGCTGCCTTTTGAAGAAAAACTGCCGTCCTGTCGGATTTCCCGTCTGGTGGTGACCAAGCAGGTGATCAACGATCCTTTGGGCACGTTAAAGGATCTGCTCAGCGATACCCCGGCATATGACTGGGAATCGCTGCACAAAAAAGCGTCGGAAACCCAAATCCAGTATATCACCCGGTATATCCAGGAAAATGCGGACACCCTGGTTGCCACCCATGGGTTGAATTTATCTGCGGCCCGGTGTGAAATGGCCGCCCGGTATTTCCATGCCCATGTGCTGGAAATCGATGACGCTGTCAGCCGCATTACAACCCATTATGATACAATCAAAGAGATTGAACGGGAATCGTCCAGAAACATGGGACTTGACATTATTTTTGAGGAAGATGCCATTGATTTTCTGATGCTACAGATCCTGGATCACGGGGCGTCTGCCGACGATATTTTATCCAAACTTCACAACGCGTTTTATGACGGGCTGAACCTGATCAAAGAAAAAACCGGCAAACACCGGTTTTTTATAACAAAAACAGATCTGCAGGACAGTGAGGCCTATCTGAACCAACTTATCAGGAAAGAAATCAAATGA